In a genomic window of Aggregatimonas sangjinii:
- a CDS encoding transglycosylase domain-containing protein, which produces MSVYLGAWGKVPSKKELSSFEYQRATEVYSADSVLIGKYFLYDRQPVPFEQFPEQLIQALISIEDERFYDHSGVDATSLLRVGIKSILLQDKSSGGGSTLTQQLAKNLYPRKDRQQSNLVVDKIKEMIMASRLEDSYSKKEILTLYLNTVSFGDNTFGVESTALKFFNKHTKDLNLEESAVLVGMLKATYGYNPRVFPENSLRRRNLVLQSMANNDFLTDSEKDSLTQLPLKLDYKKYDYDAGLAPYFREEVRKKLLKWSADEKQNGNDYNIYTNGLKVYTTLDYKMQRIAESVMRKHMKSLQGQFEKSYGKRAPWTSNTKIIEKAVRATPHYKKLVANGLSAKQAWDSLEHKRNMTFEDWSGDRTLMASTIDSVKHYLKFLNTGSLAIDAKTGAVRTWIGGIDFKNFKFDHVAQSQRQVGSTFKPIVYTAALEVGIPPCAYFSASEVEYENLKGWSPSNSGNKDEAYLNYSMEESLSNSVNTVAVKVMEATGIDNVIVQAKKMGVFSKLPEQPSLALGTGEIYANELAGVYASYVNDGMAVLPYLIETITDQKDSVLVNFEPKRAKNRAFSTQTRQIMLEMMKSTINTGTASRIRTTYKMQNDIAGKTGTTQNNKDAWFVALTPKLVSVTWVGLDNHEIGFKSTSLGQGANAALPLFALWYKELGRDKKYDPITKAKFERPSKYVLDQMDCDPVKRDGFFKRLFTDPNKKKTKKFRRKN; this is translated from the coding sequence ATGAGCGTCTACCTTGGGGCTTGGGGCAAAGTACCCTCAAAAAAAGAACTCTCCAGTTTTGAATACCAACGTGCTACCGAGGTATATTCCGCCGATAGCGTTCTCATCGGAAAATATTTTCTGTATGACCGCCAGCCAGTTCCTTTCGAGCAATTCCCTGAGCAATTGATACAGGCCCTAATTTCAATTGAAGACGAGCGGTTCTACGACCATTCCGGGGTCGATGCCACCAGTTTATTGCGAGTGGGTATCAAATCGATTCTACTACAAGACAAATCATCTGGAGGTGGCAGCACTTTGACCCAACAATTGGCAAAAAACCTCTATCCCAGAAAAGACCGGCAACAATCGAATCTCGTCGTCGACAAAATCAAGGAGATGATTATGGCCTCCCGTTTAGAGGATAGCTATTCCAAAAAGGAAATCCTTACGTTGTACCTGAACACGGTATCGTTCGGCGACAATACGTTCGGTGTAGAAAGTACCGCCCTCAAATTCTTTAACAAACATACCAAAGACCTCAACCTAGAAGAGTCTGCCGTTTTGGTAGGCATGCTAAAAGCCACTTATGGCTACAACCCAAGGGTTTTTCCCGAGAACAGCCTCAGACGCAGAAATTTGGTGTTGCAGTCTATGGCAAATAATGATTTTCTGACGGATAGCGAAAAAGACAGCCTTACCCAACTTCCCTTAAAACTCGACTATAAAAAATACGATTACGATGCCGGTCTTGCGCCTTATTTCCGGGAAGAGGTACGTAAGAAACTCCTCAAATGGAGTGCCGATGAAAAGCAAAATGGTAACGACTACAACATTTATACAAATGGCCTGAAGGTCTACACCACCTTGGATTACAAAATGCAGCGCATCGCTGAGAGCGTGATGCGGAAACACATGAAATCGCTGCAAGGGCAGTTCGAAAAAAGCTATGGAAAAAGAGCACCTTGGACCAGCAACACGAAAATCATCGAAAAAGCGGTACGCGCAACTCCCCATTACAAAAAGCTCGTCGCAAACGGACTGAGCGCGAAGCAGGCCTGGGACTCGCTCGAACACAAACGCAACATGACCTTCGAAGATTGGAGTGGCGATCGCACCTTAATGGCAAGTACCATCGACAGTGTAAAACACTATTTAAAATTTCTGAATACGGGTTCTTTGGCCATAGATGCAAAAACCGGTGCAGTTCGTACCTGGATCGGCGGTATCGATTTTAAGAATTTCAAATTCGATCATGTCGCACAAAGTCAGCGGCAAGTCGGCTCTACATTCAAACCGATAGTGTATACGGCTGCCTTGGAAGTAGGCATACCACCATGTGCCTATTTTTCGGCAAGTGAGGTGGAATATGAAAACCTTAAGGGCTGGTCGCCCAGCAATTCGGGGAATAAAGATGAGGCGTACTTGAATTATTCCATGGAAGAATCGCTGAGCAACTCGGTCAACACGGTCGCGGTTAAAGTGATGGAGGCCACAGGGATTGACAATGTAATCGTCCAAGCCAAAAAAATGGGCGTGTTCTCAAAACTCCCCGAACAACCCTCATTGGCTTTGGGCACAGGTGAAATCTACGCGAACGAACTCGCAGGTGTATATGCTAGCTATGTTAACGATGGCATGGCCGTGCTCCCCTACCTCATCGAAACCATTACTGACCAAAAAGACTCCGTTTTAGTCAATTTTGAGCCAAAAAGGGCTAAAAATCGTGCTTTTTCAACCCAAACGAGGCAAATAATGCTCGAAATGATGAAATCGACTATTAATACTGGAACGGCCTCGCGTATACGTACTACCTACAAAATGCAGAATGATATCGCCGGGAAAACCGGAACCACCCAAAACAATAAAGATGCTTGGTTCGTGGCACTTACCCCAAAGTTGGTAAGTGTGACTTGGGTAGGACTCGACAACCACGAAATCGGATTCAAAAGTACAAGTCTGGGGCAGGGGGCTAACGCCGCATTGCCCCTATTCGCATTATGGTACAAAGAGTTGGGCAGGGACAAGAAATACGACCCAATTACCAAGGCAAAGTTCGAACGTCCGTCAAAATATGTTCTCGACCAGATGGATTGTGACCCTGTGAAGCGCGATGGCTTTTTCAAACGATTATTTACCGATCCGAACAAAAAGAAGACCAAAAAGTTCAGACGCAAAAATTAG
- a CDS encoding SPFH domain-containing protein, whose amino-acid sequence MKNEKDLSPMNGYMMALLAFLLLVGGVFMLMRMPILGIPAIVAALIIIPGFVLVNPNSSRVLLLFGKYVGTIKKNGLFWANPLYTKKKISLRASNFDSERLKVNDKLGNPVMISTILVWRVTDTYKAAFDVDDYQNFVRVQTDAAVRKLASMYPYDNFADEGLDEDITLRSSLNEVSEALEKELQERLAMAGIEVLEARIGYLAYAQEIANAMLKRQQATAIVAARHKIVEGAVSMVEMALAELNKKDVVELDEERKAAMVSNLMVVLCSDKDASPIVNAGTLNH is encoded by the coding sequence ATGAAAAACGAAAAAGATTTATCCCCTATGAACGGCTATATGATGGCCCTACTCGCCTTTCTCCTTCTGGTCGGTGGCGTATTTATGTTGATGCGCATGCCTATTTTAGGAATTCCTGCCATTGTGGCCGCACTTATTATTATTCCAGGCTTTGTACTTGTCAACCCGAACAGTTCGAGGGTATTGTTACTCTTCGGAAAATATGTTGGCACCATTAAAAAGAATGGTCTCTTTTGGGCGAATCCGCTGTACACCAAGAAAAAAATATCCCTTCGGGCCAGTAATTTCGATAGTGAACGCTTAAAGGTAAATGACAAGCTGGGCAATCCGGTCATGATCAGCACGATTTTGGTTTGGCGGGTGACCGACACTTACAAGGCCGCTTTTGACGTTGATGATTACCAGAATTTCGTACGGGTACAGACCGATGCCGCCGTTCGCAAACTGGCTAGTATGTATCCCTACGACAATTTTGCAGATGAAGGCCTTGACGAGGATATTACACTTCGTTCCAGCTTGAATGAAGTAAGCGAAGCGCTGGAAAAAGAATTACAGGAACGTTTGGCAATGGCAGGTATAGAAGTTTTGGAAGCCCGTATCGGTTATTTGGCGTACGCCCAGGAAATCGCCAACGCCATGCTGAAAAGACAACAGGCTACCGCAATCGTAGCCGCGCGTCATAAAATTGTAGAAGGTGCGGTAAGTATGGTAGAAATGGCACTTGCCGAATTGAACAAAAAAGATGTTGTTGAACTGGACGAGGAACGTAAGGCCGCCATGGTGAGCAATTTAATGGTGGTACTTTGTTCTGACAAGGACGCCTCGCCTATCGTTAACGCCGGTACCTTGAATCACTAA
- a CDS encoding Arc family DNA-binding protein: MPKKKAFALRLNEDMLKAIEKWASDEFRSTNGQIEYILMKSLKAAKREPKKGKEA, encoded by the coding sequence ATGCCCAAAAAGAAGGCATTTGCCCTAAGACTGAATGAAGATATGCTCAAGGCCATCGAAAAATGGGCTTCAGACGAGTTTCGCAGCACCAACGGACAAATTGAATACATCTTAATGAAAAGCTTGAAGGCCGCAAAAAGAGAGCCTAAAAAGGGTAAGGAAGCATAA